The sequence below is a genomic window from Nicotiana tomentosiformis chromosome 6, ASM39032v3, whole genome shotgun sequence.
CAAAGATATGATCGATAACATGATCCAACGAACATTTTACCGTGGTATCAATACCATGAATCAATGTGTGGTCAATCAATTAGCCGGAGACAATTTTATGACAacaccttatgcggaggcatgtgagattCTTGATGAGATGGAGGAAACTTCTTCGGCTTGGCAATCTTGAGCTAATTTTCCCCAAGGCAATCCCAATATGATCCATCTTCAtaaagaattgcaagaccatgggcaagttATTGCTGAATTGCCCACAACCATGACTCAACTCGTTAAGGCTCAACCTCATCAAACTCAAGCTCCTAATAAAGTTCATGCTATGGAAGGAGTGAATGTCTTGGCCAAAAATAAGAGGACTAAAGGTCCCCAATTTCAATCCTGGGTAGAGCATTATGCACATGATGATGGTAGCTATAACCAAAATGACTCTTATCAAGAGCAAGAATAAGAGGTACAAATTGTGAATAATTACCAACGGCAACAGAGCAATTTTCAAggctcaaatcaaaatcaatggtgttcccaaaataaccaaggcaattgagGTTCTAAAAACAAAGGAAATtagtataacaacaacaacaacaacaataataaccaaggaaattggagagtcaaaaatcaaggaaattggggaaaCAATAATAATCATACAAATTGAAGTTCGGGTTTTCCAAAACCCTCAATGTACCAACAACCAAGTAGCCCACCTCTTTATACTTCCCAcggttcaagttcttcaagcaatgaaatgggtcgtattgagaacatgttcaagcaaatgatggaaaagaatgcggATTTGGattcccaacttgcctcacatacCACATCAATCCGTAATCTTAAAGTTCAAATGTGGAAAATTTCTCAAGCTTTTAATACTCTTCCTAAGGGTGcattaccaagtgacacggtaatGAACCCGAATGGTGGTAATAATATGGGCATGCTATGGCGattatcacaagaagtggaagaggcaggaatgcacccacctcaaatgAAAAACAACATATGTAtgatgaacaagtgatacaaTAGGAGGAGATCCCTCAAAATGATGTTCAAGTGCATGATGAtgttcagattgatattgatgatagtatgGACGAGACCCGAGAagaggtgaacccatctagggaacacATCATTGACATACTGGatccggtagtgcaaaaggctaaggaacCCTTGCCAAAGCCCCAACCTCCTTACCCTCAAAGGCTTACAAAGAAAAATGGTGAAAATCAATTCAATAAGTTCATTCAAATAATGAAAGGTCTCTCTATTAATGTTCCATTGAtggaagctttggaacaaattctcagttatgccaagtttatgaaagatcttgtgaccaagaagaggtcgatgaattttgaaataatcaaggtcactcatcaagtgagtgcaattgtttaTTCCATAGATCCTAAGTTAGAGGATCCCGGTActtttacaattccttgtacTATTAAAAGTGCCGATTTTAAGCTCTTTCTAATCTTGaggcgagtatcaatttgatgccctatttggtgttcaaaactttggggaTTGGAAAACCAAGACCCACTTCTATGAGGTTGTAAATGGCCGATTGCATAATAAAGCgaccgttgggagtgattgaggatgtattggtccgagttgataaatttattcttccgGCGAACTTTGTgattctagattgtgaggttgattatgaggtgACTATCATTATTGGGAGGTCTTTACTTGCTACGAGTAAGTCCCTTTGTGATGTTGATGCCGgaaaactcactttccgggttggtgatgaattAGTGGTATTCCATATGTGCAAGTCCATGCATCAATCAAATAGCAATGAGTtgtgctcttttgtggacttggtgaccgatgccATTATTGATGGAACAAGTGCTACAATCGATGTTGGTGACATGTTGgtttcacgacccgaaatttccaccttcggaaccgtgatagcgcctaacatttcactttctaggcaagccaacgtcagaatataattagccattttaacaaaattgtaaattttttaataacaaggaaacagatgcggaaataaagtctgaagtaaaatgaataatccataataattgcAATatttaaataccatcccagaactagagtcacaagtgcacgagcttctagaatgatacaaataagggtctgaataaaataaagctatctgaaagaaaacacacagctaaaataaagtagacggggacttcagaactgcggatgttgtgcagttatacctcaagcctCCTCTGGgaagctgaaatccgagcaagtctatggtacgccactgggaccaactctgaaatatgtacaagaagtgcagagtgtagtatcagtacaaccgaccccatgtactggtatgtgccgagcctaacttcgacgaagtagtgacgaggctaaggcaggtcacttacattaacatgtacgcaataatagtaataacaacaataatataaataaattaggtaacatatttttaacagttgaagccaactcagcagtcataaccaattattatttcaatcaatttctattgcagcgtgcaacctgatcccacaacatattcatattcaattttgttgcggcgtgcaacccgatcccattatatcttttcaatcaattctgttgcggcgtgcaacccgctcctccaatatattcatttcaatcaattcggTTGCGACGTGAAATTCGttactccaatatattcactttcatttccgttgcggagtgcaacccgttcctccaatatattgatttaccaattcttataaaagaaattactacaataaatgcaacaattaatataaaattataagacaacaagcatacaataattataatttattagaaataagtgataacaagtagcaattaattgttgaaattaaggatgtaataggcattttaataattagtatgctaaacgtcaagtggcaatcaagtcatataaatcaaataagcatgtaccaattatagcatggattcaaggcatgatattgatcaaagaacacgagagaaataattaatatagtaattaattcatgatttttaaaaaattatgatttttcaagtaattatgcaaacaattaatttgatgatgcataaacactcgtcacctcgcctatacgtcattcacatgcatttcacataataattcatttaaaggttctattccctcaagtcaaggttaaccacgacacttacctcgctttgcaaccaaattcaagaatccaataaaccttttcctcgcgaattcgtatctgaaatcctcaaatctagtcataaacaattcaatatactcaatataaatcgtaggaattaatttcatatgaatttactaattttctggattaaaatccaaaatttatcttAAAATTCATCAGTGAGACTCACATCTCGAATCTCAAAAAAATTtaagaaatccgaacacccgttccaagacgagtccaaccatacaaaaattattaaatttcgatgtcaaatggacattcaaatcttaaattttcatttttggaaagttttacaaaaattccaatttctcccatctaaatccaaaataaatgatgaatatagacttagatttatgaaatataaccactatatgataaagaacacttacccagttcgaaatcatgATAAACCCCTTTGAAATCgctaaaccgagttctaattgaaggtttgtgaaaaatggaaaacatcccgttttggttctgttttaaggtctgggcgtcaggccttcttcgcgttcacgaagggcttgtcgcatttgcgatgagcagcagcccgagtggctttcgcgttcgcgagtcctcctgcGCGTTCGCGAGCTAAtgcttgcgttcgcgtagaagaacgacTGACCCTTCCCCCCAAGTCCCTAAAGCTTGGCATTCACGAGAAGCTGGTTGCGTTCGCGAATTGTAAGGCCCCcattgcttcacgttcgcgaccctaCTACTGCATTCGCGATTAAGAAAATCACCCTACCTcagtttactcttcacgttcgtgagagtaccttcgcgaacgcgaagaagaacacaccaaatATCAGCTGAagccaaaaaccagatttttctaagtttcaaaacagctgtaacctatccgaaactcgcccgagccctcggggatccaaaccaattatgaacacaagtccaaaaacctcatacgaactcactcgcgcaaataaaacaccaaaataatgcctagaactacgaatcggacaccaaatcaaatgaaatttttaagaaaattttaaaacttctatttttacaACCAAACGTCCGAATTACGCCAAATCAccttcgtttctcaccacattcgatagacaagtcataaatgacataacggacctatgaaaatttttagatgtcaaatccgaccccgatatcaataaaagtcaatttgtggtcaaactttgaaatctttaagcctttaggcttctagttttcgccaactaGCGATATTTCaaactagggacctccaaattaaatttcgggcatacgcccaagtctcaaatcatgatacggacctaccgaaactatcaaaatattgatccgagtctgtttgctcaaaatgttgaccaaagtcaactcaattgagttttaaggctctatttcacattttaatctctttttcatataaaaacttttcggaaaattatacggactgcgcacacaagtcgaggaatgatgaatagtgcttttcaaggtcttagaacacaaaattaattattaaattaaaaaatgaccttttgggtcatcacattctccacctctaaaacaaacgttcgtcctcgaacggaattagaaaaagtacctgagttggtaaaaaggtgtggatatttactccgcatgtccgactcgaactcccaggtagatgcttctactggCTGACCTTTCCATTgtacctgaactgaaggataactcttagacctcaattgtcggaactgccgggctagaatagctatcagctcctcttcgtaagtcaaatccttgtccaattggactgagctgaaagctaacacatgggacggatcaccatgatatttcgggagcatagacacatggaacaccggatgaaccactgataaactaggtggcaatgcaagcctgtaggctacttcgcccaccctttcaagaatttcgaagggtcttatatacctagggctcaacttgcccttctttccaaacctcattacacctttcataggtgaaacccggagcaatactctttatctaaccatgaatgcaatatcatgaactttacggtcggcaaatctcttttgcctagactagttatgcgaagtcgatcctgaataattttgaccttatccaaggaatcctgtaccaaatcggtacccaataaccgagcctctcccggttcaaaccagccaactggagaacgacaccgtcttccgtataatgcctcatatggatccatctcaatgcttgactggtagctattattataggcaaaccccgcaagtggcaagaattggtcccaagaacctccaaagtctataacacaagcgcgaagcatatcttccaatatcggaatagtgcgctctgactgtccatctgtttgtgtatgaaatgttgtactcaactcaacctgcatgcctaactcacattgtacagccctctagaagtgtgaggtaaaatgcctacctcgatctgaaataatagacactggcacaccgtgaaggcggacaatctcacgaatgtaaatttcagctaactgctctgaagaataggtaactgccacttgaatgaaatgtgttgactcggtcaacctgtccacaatgacccaaactgtgtcaaattttttctgagtccgtgggagtccaacaaaaaaatccatagtgatacactcccacttccactcaaaaatttctaacttctaaagcacaccaccatgtctctgatgctcgtacttgacttgctgacaatttagacattgagctacatgtgcaactatatccttcttcattctccttcacTAGTAATATTGCCATAAATctcgatacattttggcggcacttggatgaatagaatacctggaactgtgtgcctcttcaagaattaattcatgaagcccgtcaacattaggcacacaaatacgaccctgcattcgcagaactccatcttcccccacagcaacctatttggcatcaccgtgtcgcgCCGTGTCCTTatggataagtaaatgaggatcatcatattgtcgctctctgatgcgctcatataaagaagaccgagcgactgtgcaagctagaacctgactgggttctgaattatctaacctcacgaactgatcagccaaagtctgaacatctgcatcTAATGAcctctcaccaatcggaatatatgcaagactttCCATACTCACAtcatttctactcaaagcatcggccaccacattggcctttccagggtgatacaaaatagtgatatcacagTCTttaaacaactccaaccatcttctctgcctcaaattaagatctttttgtttgaacagatactaaaAGCTATGATGAtcggtaaatacctcacacgagacaccgtagaggtaatgcctccaaatcttcagcacatgaacaatggctgccaattctaagtcatgaacatgataattcttctcgtgagctttcaattgtcgcgacgcgtatgcaatcaccctaccatcttgcattaatactacaccaagcctaatgtgagatgcatcacaatataccgtataagatcctgaaacggtgggtaataccaatactagcgCCGTAATcagagcagtcttgagcttctaaaagctcaactcacactcgtctgaccatctgaatggggcacctttctgggtcagtctggtcaatgggcttgctatagatgaaaacccttccacgaaccgacgataataacctgccaaacccaggaaactccggatctctataattgaagtaggcctaggccaattctgaacagcctcaatcttcttaagatccacctttatgccttctgccgatacaacatgccccaaaaatgcaactgagtctaaccaaaattcacattttgaaaatttggcgtataactgattatttttcaaagtctggagcacactCTAAAGATGTtgcccatgctcctctcgactgctggagtaaatcaagatatcatcaatgaacacaaccacaaaggaatccaaataaggcttgaacacccgattcatcaaatccataaatgctgctggagcatttgtcagcccaaatgacatcaccaggaattcgtaatgcctataccgagtccaaaaagctgtcttagggacatcagatgccctaatcttcaactgatggtaaccagacctgaagtcgatctttgaaaacaccttggcaccctgaagctgattgaataagtcatcaattcttggtagtggatacttgttcttgatagtagcatTGTTCAACTGcagataatctatacacattcgcattgatccatctttcttctttacaaataatactggtgcaccccagggcgagacactgggtctaatgaatccatgatcaagcaagtcttgtaactgctccttcaattctttcaactccggcggggccatacggtatggtgggacaGAAATAGgatgagtgcccggagctaaatcaatatatAAGTccatatctctgtcgggtggcatctccggcaaatctgcaggaaatacttctggaaattcacgaacaactggtactaagtccatagaaggaacatccgcagtgggatcgcgaatataagccaaataggctagacaccctttatCGACCACACACCGatccttcatataagaaataaccatgctggtagaatgaccaggagttcctttccactctaaccaagGTAACCTCGGaatggctagggtcaccgtcttggcatgacaatccaatatagcatgataaggtgacagccaatccatacccaagataacatcaaaatctaccatatcaagaagtataagatctacactagtctcaagactaccaatagtaaccacacacgaacgatagacatggtatactacaacagagtctcccaccgatgtagatacacacacagaagcactcagagaatcacgaggcataaccaaatatgaagcaaaataggaggatacatatgaataagtagatcctagatcaaatagaaccgaagtatctctatggaaaactggaataatacctgtgatcacagcatcagatgactcggcctcaggcctagctggaaaagcataaaatcgggattgggtcccaccactctgaactgcgtccctaggacggcctataactagctggcctccacctctaacagtctgacctccacctctaatggcctgacctccacctctagctgcatgacccctacctctagcgggctgagcaggcggtgaagcaatcggtgccggtatgatggcacgagaatcctgtcgagatctgttactctACAAACTaggggcaatacctcctgatgtgaccaatgttcccacactcataacacccatcttgTTGTCGTGGCTTCTGAAGCTGAAGttgacccgaacgggccggataaccactatagtgactctggagtggtggtgcactgataggagctgaatgtgcactaaatgttggctgcccagagtaaggtataataggactgtgactccctaaagcaccgggagattcctgaagtgctgaatgaaatggtctgggaggatgacctctaccaaaattacccctgcctccagacgaggcaccactgaaaccaccgaactgacgaggcctcttatcagacctctgccctctctcctttgcaagaaccatcttgatcctcctcgcgacattagcagccgcctgaaaggaaatctcactttcggCCTCCTTGgctatctgaagcctgatagggtgagtgagtccctcaataaacctcctcactctctctccctcagtaggcagtaaaaggagagcatgacgggctaaatccacaaaacgggattcatactgagtaacagtcatactgccctgctgtagacgctcaaattgcctgcggtaatcctctctcaatatgatagggaggaacttctctagaaatagccgtgaaaactattcccaggtcaatgcaggcgatccaagtggtctggtcaatgtataatctctccaccacgtCTTGGCAGAAcacgtcatctgaaatacagcaaaatcgaccccattggtctcaactatacccatgtttcgcagcacctcatggcaacggtcaagataatcctgtgggtcctcagaagctgtaccactaaagtgaactggaaagagcttggtaaacttatccagtctcaataaggcctcaaaagacatggcgggcctatcaccggtctgtgccgcaacaactggctgaactaccccaactggcggggctactaGAGCCTGATTTTGGGGAGCCACTTGCTCtaaagcgggagtagtgggagttcgtgctcctcccctagcctgtgagacggctggtgccattggaaatgtaccattttgggccataccctccataagacttaccaaatggactagagcgtcctgaagcactggagtagctatgaatcctttcgggacctgaactggtccaactggtaaaGTCTGAACTACAACCTCCTCctaaagatccacctgaggttctacaacaggtgcggtGGCTCGAGCTTTagactgagctctgcctctgcctcgtcctctagcacgacctcggcttcaacctctacccctggccatagttgccaccgggggctctggtccctgtccatcggtagatgtattaagtgttcttgccatctgtgagagaataagaat
It includes:
- the LOC138894879 gene encoding uncharacterized protein, whose product is MGRIENMFKQMMEKNADLDSQLASHTTSIRNLKVQMWKISQAFNTLPKGALPSDTEEIPQNDVQVHDDVQIDIDDSMDETREEVNPSREHIIDILDPVVQKAKEPLPKPQPPYPQRLTKKNGENQFNKFIQIMKGLSINVPLMEALEQILSYAKFMKDLVTKKRSMNFEIIKVTHQVSAIVYSIDPKLEDPGTFTIPCTIKSADFKLFLILRRVSI